One segment of Candidatus Nitrospira nitrosa DNA contains the following:
- a CDS encoding UDP-N-acetylmuramoyl-tripeptide--D-alanyl-D-alanine ligase — translation MTLFSVEELREVIGGRVLSGNEGAWGKQPVQRISLDTRSLRPGDLFIAIRGDRFDGHDFIKTALGQGAVGAIVLDSYDVSLCAGKFFSKRVRPVILGVPDPLYAYQQLASYFRGRFKIPIVAVTGSNGKTTTKEMVASVMAHRWKILKTEGNLNNRLGVPQTIFRLNAQHQGAVIEMGVDNIGQTTRLCEIAKPTIGIITNIGPDHLEFFGSMDVSAQAKAELLDLLPGDGIAVLNADDFYYDYLTARARCRVVSFGLSAKADVRALDVTLDGRNGTMFRLLLPGGRRHTNIHIRVQGEHNVVNALAAAAVGTTLGLSGVAIAQGLSKFRPAAMRSQVSVTQGVKLIIDCYNANPGSMTAAVQLLGQLRTKGKKIAVLGDMLELGPNSAQMHEEVGGFVARQGIDQLVACGPLGKSLAKGAREAGQDPAHIMEVSDAKAAADAVKAIAKSGDVVLIKASRGMKLERVVDALQGVKGARKKAL, via the coding sequence ATGACACTCTTTTCCGTCGAAGAGTTGCGGGAAGTGATCGGCGGTCGGGTTTTAAGTGGAAATGAAGGTGCCTGGGGCAAGCAACCAGTCCAGCGCATCAGTCTCGATACGCGGTCACTTCGTCCTGGAGATCTCTTTATTGCAATACGAGGTGATCGATTCGACGGACATGACTTTATCAAGACGGCGCTAGGGCAGGGTGCCGTTGGAGCGATCGTGCTCGACTCGTACGATGTCTCCCTCTGTGCGGGGAAGTTTTTCTCCAAACGAGTTAGGCCGGTGATTCTCGGTGTTCCTGATCCACTGTATGCCTACCAACAGCTGGCCTCGTACTTTCGGGGTCGCTTCAAGATTCCGATCGTCGCCGTGACGGGTAGTAATGGGAAGACGACGACCAAGGAGATGGTGGCGAGTGTTATGGCGCATCGCTGGAAGATCCTCAAGACAGAGGGCAATCTCAATAACCGGTTGGGGGTTCCACAAACTATCTTCCGTCTCAATGCGCAGCACCAAGGGGCGGTCATCGAGATGGGGGTCGACAATATTGGTCAGACAACCAGGTTGTGCGAAATAGCCAAGCCGACGATCGGGATCATTACGAACATCGGGCCTGATCATCTGGAATTTTTTGGATCCATGGACGTCTCTGCGCAAGCAAAAGCCGAGTTGCTTGATCTGCTCCCAGGCGATGGAATTGCTGTCCTGAATGCCGATGATTTCTACTATGACTATCTCACCGCGCGAGCCAGATGTCGCGTGGTGTCTTTTGGCTTGTCCGCCAAAGCAGACGTCCGTGCCTTGGATGTCACCTTGGACGGTCGCAATGGAACGATGTTTCGCCTGCTGCTTCCTGGAGGCAGACGCCATACCAATATCCATATTCGTGTTCAGGGCGAGCACAATGTTGTCAATGCCCTAGCTGCGGCAGCGGTCGGTACGACCCTGGGGCTATCAGGGGTGGCGATTGCGCAGGGGCTTTCAAAGTTTAGGCCGGCGGCCATGAGATCGCAGGTCTCTGTTACTCAGGGGGTCAAGCTTATCATCGACTGTTACAATGCTAACCCGGGCTCGATGACGGCGGCGGTTCAGCTCCTAGGCCAGCTTAGGACGAAGGGAAAGAAGATAGCTGTCTTGGGGGATATGCTGGAGCTCGGTCCGAATTCCGCGCAGATGCATGAGGAGGTCGGCGGCTTCGTGGCACGGCAGGGGATCGATCAACTGGTGGCCTGTGGCCCCTTGGGGAAAAGTCTTGCCAAGGGTGCGAGGGAGGCTGGGCAAGATCCGGCCCATATCATGGAAGTATCGGATGCCAAAGCTGCAGCCGATGCGGTGAAGGCGATCGCTAAATCTGGGGACGTGGTGTTGATCAAAGCATCACGTGGAATGAAGTTAGAACGTGTGGTAGACGCACTCCAAGGAGTCAAGGGTGCGCGAAAGAAAGCCTTATAG
- the mraY gene encoding phospho-N-acetylmuramoyl-pentapeptide-transferase produces the protein MLYIWLYPFHAQFSFLNVFRYQSFRIIYAAVTAFLIAFVLAPWVIRKLQEIKLGQQVRDDGPKRHLAKSGTPTMGGILIIFAVTLSTLLWADISRPHIWLVLGATLGFCAIGFVDDYLKFIKARSKGLSASQKFTAQIAVALIVAVVLYCMPEYNTKLSVPFFKSFTPDLGWFYVVFAIIVIVGSSNAVNLTDGLDGLAIGPIMITALAYTVVAYVTGHRLMSEYLLIPHIEGAGELAVFTAAILGSSLGFLWFNTYPASVFMGDVGSLPLGAALGTVAVISKHELLLLMVGGVFVIEAVSVIFQVVSFKSRGKRIFLMAPIHHHFEMKGWEEPKVVVRLWIIAILLALLSLSTLKLR, from the coding sequence ATGCTGTATATTTGGCTCTACCCATTTCACGCGCAATTCTCCTTTCTGAACGTCTTCCGCTACCAGAGCTTCCGCATTATTTATGCGGCAGTCACGGCATTTCTGATCGCCTTTGTGCTGGCCCCATGGGTGATCAGAAAGCTCCAAGAAATCAAGCTGGGTCAACAAGTGAGAGATGACGGACCTAAGCGGCATCTTGCTAAAAGCGGAACACCGACGATGGGCGGCATCCTGATCATTTTTGCAGTGACCTTATCAACGTTATTATGGGCAGACATCTCACGCCCGCACATCTGGTTGGTGCTCGGTGCGACGCTTGGGTTCTGTGCGATTGGGTTTGTCGATGACTATCTCAAGTTTATCAAAGCTCGATCAAAGGGGCTCTCCGCGTCACAAAAGTTTACCGCGCAAATTGCCGTGGCGCTCATCGTCGCGGTGGTTCTCTATTGCATGCCTGAGTACAACACGAAGCTCAGCGTGCCGTTTTTTAAAAGTTTCACGCCGGACTTAGGCTGGTTCTACGTCGTATTTGCCATCATCGTCATCGTCGGCAGTTCCAATGCCGTGAACCTTACAGACGGTCTTGATGGATTGGCCATTGGGCCGATTATGATCACGGCATTAGCCTACACCGTCGTCGCTTATGTCACCGGGCATCGGTTGATGTCCGAATATTTGCTGATTCCCCATATTGAAGGGGCCGGAGAGTTGGCAGTGTTTACTGCCGCGATCTTGGGATCGAGCCTCGGCTTTCTTTGGTTCAATACCTATCCCGCGTCAGTATTTATGGGAGACGTCGGGTCTCTCCCGCTTGGGGCGGCACTGGGGACGGTAGCGGTGATCAGTAAGCATGAGTTGCTCCTGCTGATGGTCGGTGGGGTCTTTGTCATCGAGGCCGTGTCGGTTATTTTTCAAGTCGTCTCGTTCAAGTCTCGAGGCAAGCGGATCTTTCTCATGGCACCGATACACCACCACTTCGAGATGAAGGGCTGGGAAGAGCCAAAGGTGGTCGTCCGTCTGTGGATCATTGCAATTTTACTGGCACTATTAAGTCTGAGCACGCTCAAATTAAGGTAG
- the murD gene encoding UDP-N-acetylmuramoyl-L-alanine--D-glutamate ligase encodes MTQLEGRRVAVVGLARSGVAAAHLLQAVGAVVTVADRKDRAELQGVLKTIEESGIDVALGSGYETALTTAELVVISPGVPYRMEALERIRRRGVKVISELDLASRFMPVPILALTGTNGKSTTVTMIGKMLQASGKQVFVGGNLGTAFSEAALQSLRAMKEGRACPYDAAVVEVSSFQLETVEQFHPWIAAILNVTVDHQDRYESIAEYIAAKNRIFENQTSSDVALFNLDDPRVSALRHSVKARTFGFTRRPPLPPDLAGGTYLEHGRIMTAIDGQAREVCLRSELKTIGDHNVENAMVAATYALLSGCHLDDVRRVLREFPGLEHALEVVRDRRGVRFINDSKGTNVDATLKALHSIDQPIWLIAGGRDKGGDFSRLAPAIRQRVKRLLLIGEAAPLIADAVQGYGAIDWPKSLQEAVELASLGASSGDVVLMSPACASFDMFADYQDRGRQFKSAVQSLSA; translated from the coding sequence ATGACACAGCTTGAAGGAAGGCGGGTGGCTGTCGTTGGACTGGCCAGGAGCGGAGTGGCTGCCGCGCATCTCTTGCAGGCAGTCGGTGCAGTTGTGACCGTCGCAGATCGGAAAGATCGCGCAGAATTACAAGGCGTCCTCAAGACCATTGAGGAGTCGGGGATCGACGTGGCGTTGGGAAGCGGTTATGAAACGGCTCTGACGACGGCCGAATTAGTGGTCATTAGTCCAGGGGTGCCCTATCGGATGGAGGCGTTGGAGCGCATCCGTCGTCGAGGTGTGAAGGTGATCAGCGAGCTTGACCTTGCATCGAGATTCATGCCCGTTCCCATCCTTGCGTTGACCGGCACCAATGGGAAAAGTACGACAGTCACGATGATAGGGAAAATGTTACAGGCTAGCGGGAAACAGGTATTTGTTGGCGGCAATCTCGGAACCGCTTTTAGCGAAGCGGCGCTCCAGTCGCTACGGGCAATGAAGGAGGGACGAGCTTGTCCGTACGATGCTGCCGTCGTGGAAGTTTCCAGTTTTCAACTCGAGACGGTCGAGCAGTTTCATCCCTGGATTGCGGCCATCCTTAATGTGACGGTGGATCATCAGGATCGGTATGAGTCCATCGCAGAGTATATTGCCGCAAAAAATAGGATTTTCGAGAATCAAACATCATCGGATGTTGCTTTGTTTAATCTCGATGATCCACGAGTCAGTGCACTACGACATAGTGTGAAGGCGCGAACGTTCGGATTTACGCGGCGGCCCCCGTTACCACCGGACCTGGCAGGAGGGACCTATCTCGAACATGGTCGCATCATGACGGCCATTGATGGTCAGGCACGGGAGGTCTGTCTCCGTAGCGAGCTCAAGACCATTGGCGATCACAACGTTGAGAATGCCATGGTGGCTGCCACCTATGCGTTGTTGAGTGGGTGCCATCTGGATGATGTACGTCGCGTACTTAGGGAGTTCCCAGGTCTGGAACATGCCTTGGAGGTTGTCCGTGACCGACGAGGGGTACGCTTTATCAACGACTCGAAGGGAACCAATGTCGACGCGACTTTGAAGGCGCTGCATAGTATTGATCAGCCGATTTGGCTGATTGCTGGTGGGCGCGATAAAGGTGGGGACTTCTCGCGGTTGGCTCCGGCGATTCGTCAGCGAGTGAAACGCCTCCTATTAATTGGAGAGGCGGCTCCGTTAATTGCTGATGCTGTGCAGGGGTATGGAGCCATCGACTGGCCGAAAAGCCTGCAGGAGGCAGTGGAATTGGCTTCCTTGGGAGCAAGCTCGGGCGATGTCGTTCTGATGTCACCGGCCTGTGCGAGTTTCGACATGTTTGCTGATTATCAAGATCGTGGGAGACAATTTAAGAGCGCGGTCCAATCCTTGTCGGCCTGA
- the ftsW gene encoding putative lipid II flippase FtsW, translating into MSKKAAGTLALPWTTNSSRVGMDQVLLCVTVMLTVVGLVMVFSASAVLAGNRHHDSWYYLKRQGVWLVMGLSLLHVLSRVDYVWWKRLSIPLLGGMATLLVMVLIPSLGMTANGARRWLGAGPISIQPAEMVKLGVVIYLAAYLTRKEGRIQDFQSGLLPALLVIGLLCGLVLMEPDLGTVVVLGVVTGSLLFVGGARLSHLSTLVLCAVPIGLALVLSTEYRRQRLMAFLQPWNDASDTGFQITQSFLAFGSGGLFGVGLGEGKQKLFFLPEAHTDFVLALIGEELGFVGTGVIILLFVLFMIRGFQISTRARVPFGRYLGIGITTLIGVQALTNACVVTGLVPTKGLTLPFVSYGGSSLVVSLAGVGMLLSISRDRHAGREAIEHRSGHGWVR; encoded by the coding sequence ATGTCAAAGAAAGCAGCTGGGACTTTGGCACTACCTTGGACCACGAACAGTTCGCGAGTTGGGATGGATCAGGTCTTATTATGCGTGACGGTGATGCTGACGGTCGTCGGCTTGGTCATGGTGTTCAGTGCGAGTGCGGTTCTGGCCGGAAATCGGCATCACGATTCCTGGTACTACCTCAAGCGGCAGGGTGTCTGGTTGGTAATGGGGTTGAGCCTTCTCCACGTGCTGTCTCGTGTCGACTATGTCTGGTGGAAACGGTTGTCCATTCCGTTGCTTGGAGGCATGGCAACACTCTTGGTCATGGTCCTGATTCCTTCCCTGGGAATGACAGCCAATGGGGCCAGACGGTGGCTCGGAGCGGGGCCGATATCGATTCAGCCTGCCGAGATGGTGAAGCTGGGGGTAGTGATCTATCTCGCTGCCTATCTGACAAGAAAGGAAGGTCGGATCCAAGACTTCCAGAGCGGGCTGCTCCCGGCGCTGCTTGTGATTGGCCTCCTCTGCGGATTGGTTCTGATGGAGCCGGATTTGGGAACAGTCGTGGTGTTGGGCGTAGTCACGGGCAGCCTTTTATTCGTGGGGGGCGCACGCCTGTCTCATCTGTCAACATTGGTACTCTGTGCGGTACCAATTGGATTGGCGCTTGTCTTGTCCACCGAGTATCGCCGACAACGACTCATGGCGTTTTTGCAGCCATGGAACGATGCGTCCGATACAGGATTTCAGATTACTCAATCATTTCTGGCATTCGGCAGCGGTGGCCTTTTTGGGGTAGGGTTGGGGGAGGGAAAGCAGAAGCTATTTTTTCTTCCCGAAGCACACACGGATTTTGTCTTGGCGCTCATCGGCGAGGAGCTGGGGTTCGTCGGTACCGGCGTCATCATCCTGTTATTTGTGTTGTTTATGATCAGAGGATTTCAGATTTCGACGCGCGCACGGGTCCCCTTTGGGCGGTACTTGGGGATCGGTATCACGACACTGATCGGAGTGCAGGCGTTAACCAACGCCTGTGTGGTGACTGGGCTTGTGCCGACAAAAGGACTCACGTTGCCGTTCGTCAGTTATGGAGGATCCTCTCTTGTCGTCAGCTTGGCTGGAGTGGGAATGTTGTTGAGCATCTCCAGAGATCGCCATGCCGGCCGAGAGGCGATAGAACATCGGAGTGGGCATGGGTGGGTACGTTAA
- the murG gene encoding undecaprenyldiphospho-muramoylpentapeptide beta-N-acetylglucosaminyltransferase, which translates to MGTLTMTIVIAAGGTGGHLYPAIALAREFLRRDSSTKILFVGTSRGVESRVLTHEGFELVMITAKPVMGKGLLDVFQALLSLPVGIWQSWQVLRRRSADLVIGVGGYTSPTVLVAAALRGIPRVILEPNAYPGLANKVVGPLAQRIFLAFESAATFFDRQNAQVVGTPIRQEFLGHEPESQAANKRNGRHLLVFGGSQGAKAINSAVLEGLPVLMARLPTLTITHQTGEGDYERVREGYKTLGISATVVPFLYDMPTVLRTADVVVARAGAMTIAELTACGKPAILIPLPTAIYDHQMKNARAMEAAGGAVVLPQSDLTGARLSEMVDAIVSDSQRWERMHHGSLGMRRIDAGERIVSECYAMMGVNHDINQSFRKARG; encoded by the coding sequence GTGGGTACGTTAACGATGACGATCGTCATTGCCGCAGGAGGCACAGGGGGCCATCTCTATCCGGCCATTGCCCTGGCAAGAGAATTTCTGCGGCGGGACTCTTCAACGAAGATTCTCTTTGTGGGTACAAGCCGAGGTGTTGAGTCTCGAGTGCTCACACATGAGGGATTCGAGCTCGTTATGATTACGGCTAAGCCGGTGATGGGGAAAGGATTACTTGATGTTTTTCAGGCTCTGCTGTCGCTTCCAGTCGGAATTTGGCAATCATGGCAAGTTCTGAGACGGCGGAGTGCTGATCTCGTAATTGGCGTCGGTGGGTACACGAGCCCAACTGTGTTGGTGGCGGCAGCACTGAGGGGGATTCCTCGAGTGATTTTAGAGCCGAATGCATATCCTGGATTGGCCAACAAAGTGGTGGGTCCACTTGCCCAACGGATCTTTTTGGCGTTTGAGTCGGCCGCGACGTTCTTTGACCGACAGAACGCACAAGTTGTCGGAACACCCATCAGGCAGGAGTTCCTGGGGCATGAACCCGAGAGCCAGGCGGCGAATAAGCGGAATGGACGACACCTGCTGGTTTTCGGAGGCAGTCAGGGAGCGAAAGCGATCAATAGTGCGGTGCTCGAAGGATTGCCCGTACTCATGGCGCGCTTGCCTACACTGACGATCACACACCAAACAGGTGAGGGAGATTATGAGCGGGTCAGGGAAGGGTACAAGACGCTGGGGATCTCGGCTACCGTTGTCCCGTTTCTGTATGACATGCCGACGGTGTTACGGACGGCGGATGTCGTGGTGGCTCGTGCTGGGGCTATGACGATCGCTGAGCTGACGGCATGTGGGAAACCCGCGATCCTGATTCCATTGCCGACGGCCATTTATGATCATCAGATGAAGAACGCTCGAGCCATGGAAGCGGCAGGTGGAGCAGTGGTGCTGCCGCAGTCAGACCTGACAGGGGCGAGATTGAGCGAGATGGTGGATGCGATTGTATCGGACTCTCAGCGGTGGGAGCGCATGCATCATGGGAGTTTGGGGATGCGACGAATTGACGCTGGCGAACGTATCGTCAGCGAGTGTTACGCGATGATGGGAGTGAATCATGACATCAACCAATCTTTTAGAAAGGCCAGAGGGTAG
- the murC gene encoding UDP-N-acetylmuramate--L-alanine ligase yields the protein MFRKVEQIHLVGIGGSGMSGIAEVLLTMGYTVTGSDLHASETTRRLEELGGRIFIGHQESNVGTAQVVVISSAVAGSNPEVLKAKAMQIPVIPRAEMLAELMRLKFGVAIAGAHGKTTTTSMVATVLAQGDLDPTMVIGGKVNALGSHARLGRGDLLVAEADESDGSFLRLPPTIVAVTNLDREHLDHYGSMERINESFLEFINKIPFYGVAVLCADDDRLASLFPHVLKRYYTYGLRERDGVAPDFLATDIVLKQWGADFRAHFRGKNLGPFRLTVPGIHNVSNALVAIAIGMELDVPVDLIRKGLAAFTGVERRFHLRGEAGGIMVVDDYGHHPTEVKATLAAAKQGWDRRLVVLFQPHRYSRTRDCLGEFAHAFDQADVLFMTDIYAAGEQPLPGVSGAALAETVRAAGHPAVTFIERKETLPDQVLSHLRAGDLVLTLGAGDIWKAGTGILARLEST from the coding sequence ATGTTTCGCAAGGTCGAACAAATTCATCTTGTTGGAATCGGCGGTTCCGGTATGAGCGGCATCGCCGAAGTGTTGCTCACAATGGGGTATACCGTGACGGGGTCAGATCTGCACGCCTCGGAGACCACCAGGCGACTGGAAGAGTTAGGTGGGAGAATCTTCATCGGCCATCAGGAGTCAAATGTGGGCACGGCGCAAGTCGTGGTCATTTCGTCGGCTGTGGCCGGAAGTAATCCTGAGGTGCTGAAGGCGAAAGCGATGCAAATTCCCGTGATCCCACGGGCAGAAATGCTGGCAGAGCTCATGCGATTAAAGTTCGGAGTCGCCATTGCTGGAGCCCACGGTAAGACCACCACGACGTCAATGGTGGCCACTGTGCTTGCACAGGGTGATCTCGATCCAACGATGGTCATCGGCGGCAAAGTGAACGCATTGGGAAGCCATGCACGGCTTGGCAGAGGCGACCTCCTTGTGGCCGAGGCAGATGAGAGTGACGGGTCTTTTCTGCGTCTTCCCCCCACCATCGTCGCCGTGACGAATTTGGACCGTGAGCACCTGGATCATTATGGGTCGATGGAACGAATCAACGAAAGTTTTCTCGAGTTTATCAATAAGATTCCCTTCTATGGTGTGGCGGTATTGTGTGCAGACGATGACCGCCTCGCGTCGCTCTTTCCTCACGTCCTCAAGCGCTATTACACGTATGGACTCCGTGAACGGGACGGAGTGGCGCCAGATTTTCTCGCGACGGACATCGTGCTCAAGCAATGGGGAGCCGACTTCCGTGCGCATTTTCGAGGGAAGAACCTAGGTCCGTTTCGGTTGACGGTGCCTGGGATTCACAATGTTTCGAACGCACTCGTGGCCATTGCGATTGGGATGGAGCTGGATGTTCCGGTAGATCTGATTCGTAAAGGTTTGGCAGCGTTTACTGGGGTCGAACGCCGATTCCATTTGCGGGGCGAAGCGGGTGGGATCATGGTGGTTGATGACTATGGGCACCATCCTACGGAGGTCAAAGCGACGCTGGCTGCGGCTAAACAGGGCTGGGATCGTCGATTGGTCGTCCTTTTTCAACCTCATCGATATAGTCGGACGCGAGATTGTCTCGGAGAGTTCGCCCATGCATTTGATCAGGCCGATGTCCTGTTTATGACGGACATCTATGCGGCTGGAGAACAACCGCTACCGGGGGTGAGCGGGGCTGCGCTTGCAGAGACGGTAAGGGCGGCAGGCCATCCCGCTGTAACCTTCATCGAACGTAAGGAGACCCTTCCGGACCAGGTCTTGTCACATCTTCGGGCAGGGGATCTCGTATTGACCTTGGGAGCGGGGGACATTTGGAAAGCGGGTACCGGAATTCTTGCACGGCTCGAGTCTACGTGA